The region CAAGCCATTGGATATAGTTGAAGTGGAGACAGATAGGCTCTTATTAGTAAAGGTTAAGGgataaagcaggagaatggggttgagggggtaaataaatcaatcatgattgatagttcaaatggcctaattcggtcCCTATGTCTATGGAGTCATGATCTGCACTATTGACAGAAAATCCCAGATTGAAACACAAGGAAAAATGTCAAGAGTAGCTTTTATATTCTTTGACAATCTTGTATACCTCATCTTACATTTTTTCACGTAAATCACCAATCTTTATGAAATTTAGCAGAGGTTCAAAAGGATTGAAACATACACTACCTCACCTGTAGAACAGCAGCTCCTGAATCCATAAATTCAGATGTTGATCAGCTTGTCTCATTATATTATCAGCAACACCCTTTGATGGAGGCTAAGAAGATTtgcacgggggtggggggggtggtattTAAACCAGAGTTGcacggggatgggaaccagagtgccaaagcagatagtggagtggttgtggagaaagatgttaagCCTAcagagtcaggaatcaaaaggtcaaGAATGGTGGGACTGATGttttgagctgtgtatatttcgaTGCGAGGAATACTGtaggccaggggtgtcaaactcattttaggtcacgggccagattgagcaaaatacaGTTTCATGcaggccagatcagtcggacgcgtacgaacacagctttcgttgcctctgttttttcagcctgctctcatgtgtctcagtctctgctataactacaaagtgtttcactttacaaattccatttcttatgaagaagactgccgagcaagattgccgaataaacactaaaaaccctgaaaacctggtacctgaataaactcagcattagccatatcataccattgagagtaggggagattcaaacaagaggacatgatttgagagttagggggcaaaagtttaagggaaacacgagggggtatttctttactcagagagtgatagctgtgtggaatgagcttcctgtagaagtagtagaggccagttcagttgtgtcatttaaggtaaaattggataggtatatggacaggaaaggagtggagggttatgggctgagtgcgggtaggtgggactaggtgagattaagagttcggcacggactaggagtgccggaatggcctgtttccgtgctgtgattgttatatggttatacgccataggcgcttcgattactggggccagctttaatagtaattagatattatctcgcgggccggatttggcccgcgggccttgactttgacatatatgctgtaggCAAATgaggatgagcttagggcatggatcagtgtGGAATTATGACCTTGTAGTCATTAGTGAGACAgggttacaggaggggcaggactggcagctcaggttttattgttttagaagtgatAGAGTAGCAAGGATTaaagaggaggggtggcattattaGTCAGGAAAATatagcagtgctcagtcaggtcaGACTGGAGAGCTCACAGTGAGACtttagaactgaggaataagaaaggtacaaCCACATTAATGGGCTTATATTATAGGTCACAACAATTTGCaggatttagagaaacaaatttgcagagagatcacagactgttgcaagaaatataaggttgttatagtaggcgATTTTaactttttgcacattggctgggACTcttactgtaaaaggactggatgggaaggtttgtcaaatgtgttcaggaaagtttccttaatcagtacatagaagtcctaaCTACAAAGTGTAATACTAGATCTACgatcagggaatgagacagggtaggtgagaggagtttgtgtaggagaacaccttgcatccagtgatcacaatgccattagtttcaaggtaattagtGAAAAGGATGGTATGGTCTTCCAGCTGACATTCTAAtttagagaaaggccaattttgatggcatcagaaagcaTCTGGCAAGTGTGAACTGAGcgagttttctggcaaaggtgtatttgATGAGAATGAAGCTGAGAAGACAGCTTGTATATTTTCATCAGAATAAAATGCAAAGATAACAAGTTTAGGGAacattggttttcaagagatattgaggtcagTGTTAATTAAAAGGAGGAGCATAgaaggtataggcaggtagggcTAATGAGGAATTTGAGTACAAGACGTGCAGAGAACATTtaaaatcaggagagctaaaaggtAGCACGAGGTtgatctagcagacaaggtgaaggaaaatcttctacagatatactaagCACAAAAGGATAGCAATAGACAAAAAtcagtcctctggaagatcagagtggtaatctatacATGGAGCTAAAAGTGatgtgggagatcttaaatggatactTTGCATCCACATTTACTCAGGAGAGggacagagtctatagatgtAAGGGGATGCAGCAGGAAGGTCATGGATCCTATACAGATTACCGAGgagtttgctgtcttgagacaagGTGTTCCCCGTGGGAGGTTACTGCAGAAACTGTAGGGGCcccaagcagagatatttaaaacatccttagccacaggtgaagtGCCAGAGAACTGGGGGATAGGTAATGTGtttgttgtttaagaaagactccAAGAACAAGCCAGGAAATTATGGGTCGGAGAGCCTGACtgagtagtgggaaagttattggaaggtattccaagggactggatatacaagtatttggatatacagggcctgattagggatagacAACATGGCTCTGTGCGTTGTAGGGAGTTTTGAGTAAGTAACCAGGAAAGTTGTTGAAGGCAAGAtagtggatgtagtctacatggactttagcaaggcctttgacgagaAGGTTCATCATTCGGCATTCAAGTTGAGATAGTAAGTTGGATTGTGGGGAAAGGAGACGTGTTTAATGACCACATCAGGggcatcttcttcactcagagggtggtgagagtgtagaatgagctgccagcgcaagtggcaGATGtagatatttggataggtacatggatgggaagggtacagatgcaggtcattgggactaggcagattgatGGTTTGAAATGGATTAGATGACtgctgggcctgtttctgtgctgtagtgttctatggctaAAAATCTTGGGTTATTAAATTAACAACCAAATATATAGTTAGTAGATAAATGTTGATCTTAAAAATACTAATATCTAGCCAAACCTCATTAATCTCTTATAGAATATAATCAAGTACTCACACAAATCAAACAACGGATGTGATAAGAAAAGCAATTACTCAGAGCAATCTTGTATAGCAAAATACAACATCAAATAAAAGACAGCTAATTTAACTAATGAAATGTTGTTTGGATACAAGTAATTTTCCCCAATAAGTATTCTTCTACAATTCTAATGTTTCATTATTTGCAACTCAAGAACACAGTTGAAGCATGAGACACGAATTttgattttgaattttgaaaattgatttttttttttttaataccaGCTTTTGTAAGGCTTCCCTGCAAGGTCTTTGTTGGCAGTTAGCTTTGATGAAATGCTTTGCAGGTTTTCGTGGAGAAAATGAGAGTTGCGCAAATACAAGTGACTTAAGTTTTCAATTAGAATAAAATGATACAATTGCTCAAAATAAACAggcaaggtaaaaaaaaaaacccaggaaGTTTACATTAATTAAGGAAACAATTATAAAGTTAGAATAGACAGTCTATTGGAATCAAGGGACAAATTTGCGGTCCAAACTCTTCTCAGAGGAGACGGTAAAGTTTATACTTCTTAATCAGCAATACTTACAGGAAACATACATCTGGAGACAATTCACTAGAGTAGAAAGAGACCAGTGAAAACAGCACTGCACAAGAAATCAACTAAACCACTTGAGAGCAACTTCAACTAAACCATTTAACTGAAACAAATCTTCACAGAGGTGTGCTCATGAAATTGACAATACAGATCAAAACAGGGCCATCCTCCACTAACATTACTCCACTCTGttcgacctgctgggttcctccagcaaacTGGTTTCAGTTCCAGATTTCAGCAGCTACAGTCATGTGTTGTCACTTAGCAAATAACTGACATAACAACTTGATGGAAAGACAACATTGACCCACTTTGTAAAACAAACTAGGGGTGATTGAAGACTTTTCCTCAATTATTTTTCTTATGATCAAAATCGTGCAGGTACTCAGGTTTTACATTAGTACTGTTACTCTAATTGGGAGAGACATGGAGGCCCACATACCTGCAAAGCAGCACAGATGCCTAGCTTCGGGATGGTCCGCACCAATCCAAACTCAAAGAGGAGAAGGAATAACAATCCTGGTGCGAAGAGCAAAATGTTCATCTTTATGGAAATAGCTAAACTGCCCAGGGAACAAACAGAATAAAATTCATTCTTTGTTCCAAAGAACATTGTTTACAGAAATAATAATTCCCAGCTTCACCGTGAGATAAAAGGTGAAACTCAGCtatttcctccatcaccacctccccTGTAGAGCCAGCACAGCAATCTATATTGACGATATACACAAATCATGCAATTCTATGGCCCAATGATATCTAGTTATAGAAGGAATATTTAATTTAGAcaaataaaacattaaataattgTGAAACTTTTTAAAATCATTTAGGTCAGCAGAGATTATGGTTGCTGCAATTTATCAATATATCACTCTACATCTCAGTAGCATTTTCAATGTTGCATTAATACCTTCTTTATGATTATTTTATAAGATTTCAATGATTGCTGTATGAAGCTAATCAATTACTTTCAAGATTTATCAAATATTTCAACTGGTTCTTTGTTCTAAACAACTGTCATGCAAACAAGAGAACTGCTCAGGAGCTAAAACACCAGCAAACCACCTCAAAACAAAAACAGTGATGATGTCAATTACAGGTGGATTGATACAATTGTACTAAATGTAAATATCAAAAGTACAGCCTTCCATTTAAACTTAATCTTAAAGTTAACAATTGTGGTGTAACATACAATAATTACCAGTTTAGGATAGCCCTAGGTATACCATGCTTAATCAGAGTAAAACATTAAGGATTAAAAACCCTTGCAGAACCAAGTACAGCCTCCTCAGGAACTgcacagcaggccatgcagcatccacaACACTACAACTTAATATTTCAAATGGTTATCCTTTAATCTAGATTGTTCATTTTATTTttctcatttcagatttcccagaTCACTGTTTTCCCTTTTAGTgctccaaaaaaaaaagcagcaagaTGTGGTATTACAGTAAGCAAATTGATAATCGAGGAGTTAGTTATTTAAGTTATATGCAGAAATAGTTATTGCACTAAATCATCTTTGTTCAGCGAGTATTATGGGGTGGGTTCAGTGCAGATTTCTTGACAAGCTGATTTACAGAAGATGTTCTGAGCAAAGTAACATCATATTAACAATAATATGATTAGTCGCTATAACCTACTGAAATTTCCAAGACTTTTGAATTTAACTCATGATTCTTTCCATTATCTGATAAGCCCATGAAGTTCCTGCCACATTATCTATGGCAGGAAGCAGGGGACACCTCCGCAAccagcaagaaactgcagaaataCTCAACACCCTGACTAAAGCGCACTGCCAATTTTCCAATTGTGCTGAATCAGTGAGGCCCTAAGAGTCTAAAGACCGAATTTCTGGTGCCGCTTAAACTCCTCAGGAAACTCTGCCATTGGTGAAGTGTAGTAAAGGTTTATGACCGTATCAATGGAAGAAATCAGCTGCTAGAGTCAAATTTCAAATAGCTTACCATTTTTTAATTGAATACATGCAACTGCTTTATGCATTTTCTAATATTCAGCTGCTGTAATGTGTTTACGatttaaaatatttcaaatgaATATTGTGAATCTTTCCAACATTTACAAAACACCAAAAGTGTCTGATCCTGCAGCAGGGACTTAACTAGCTTTAAAAATCATTTTAAAATCAAGCATAGTTAGGTCCCACGAAATGCCTTTATGATCAGAAGATTGTGCTGCCCAAATGCCTCATCAGCCACATTGAAGGTGACTCCATAGACAAGGTTGCTTCCAGAAGACCTGCGGGAAGCAGGTGTTGTACTGAGTACGGGAATAGCAAACACGGGCGACTCCATGCTCCGAAGAAATTCCACAGCATTTTTATCACCCCCTGGAGATTCCTCAATATGACAGGGCAAGGCAGGAGTGCAGATTACATTCTATCTGGCTAAATTAATTACCTCCTCGGGCCTTTATATTTTCCACTTGCAAGAAAGGAAACTTTTTAAAAACAACATATTATAATACTTGCCTAAAGAAGCAACAGCCTAGTGACCAGCGATTGTTCAGAAAGAAGTTCACAGCCACATAGAGGATCATCATGGCAACAGGGTCATTAAAGAGTCGAAGGATAAAGATAGAATGGATCCGATAGGAGGCACAGCACATGAAGAAAAACACAAATGGTGGAACCTAGAAAATGTGAAGATGGAAAGAATAAATGTGGTCTATTACAAAGCAAACATTATATAGAACTGTCTTTCTAAGCATTTTCAAGATCTGTCATGGGTACATTGAAACTTAGTGAAATGCATAATTTGCATTAGCAACCAACACAACTGATTGAGGGGGTGCAAGTGTCATCACACACTCCTACACTAACATAGCACACCCACAATGCTAGGCAGAAAACACAGACCACCAGCAGCAAAAACAACCCCCTtccttccacccacccacccatgtATGCACACAGTCCtttaactccaggacaggcctccactGGACCTGGATTTGTGCTCTCAGACACCAGATTGATCCTCCCCAGCAAACTCCCAGAGATTCACAGATCGACTCCAGCCAACAAGTCTCGACTTCTGATTTGACCCTCGATCCTCTGCATCAATCCCAGGACACGCCTATCACTGAACACTAGGACTCGAACTGCAGACTCGCCAATAATGGCACCCAAAATGTGTGGTCTCGAACTCTGTTCACGACTTTGAAACCCGGGGGGTATGTGGAACTCATTTGCCCCTGCCTGCATGGAACTTGCTAACAACTCACTGAGCTGGAGGGCTCCTTGTTCAATCATTGCCAGTCTGACACCCAATCACAGATGCCCTACATCTCCTTCGCTGGTCTGCAACCAGAGACCAAGACTCCAGCCTGACCACCAACCCCCTGAAATCCCTGATCATAAAGCCTAACCTGATCCCAAATCCCTCTCCATCCCCAAAACCATCCTTACAaacccaaaataaaataaaataattaaaaaattaTTAAATCTCAGCTGCTACAACTTCTGTTGAGGTGATTGGTTCCATCTTGAAGTCAATGGAATGGAATTATAATCCATCTTTGTTTctgtactttaaaacaaaattagaAGTTGTTATCAAAATAGCAATCACTATTCAATAAGAGACTATCAAGTGACCCAAATCCACATTTTGCTCAGCTACCTGCAAGATGGTGGGACCTTGGGCACCTGTAACATGACCAAGCTTATCTCAATCTTCAGCTTTCTCCTTTGTATTGTCCAACTTCCTTTAAGTCAATAGCTCCAGAGACAAGCCCATAAATGATAAAAAACACAACCCGTTAATATgctcaacatgctggaggaactcagcaggccaggcagtacctatggaaaagagcacagtcgacttttcaggccgaaacccttatcagggctggaaaagatgagaagtcagtgtaagaaggtgggggaaggggaggaagtacaATGTAGTTGGTGATAGATATTTATTATCCACCATTATTTCATCTGTGGAGGCAATTTATAGGTTGGGTCGAGGTAAATTTATTTTGTACCTCAACGGGCACAAGCAGAACAGTTGAGCCTGGTAGTTTGATAGTTACTGGGTTAtgattttgttttacatttgATTTATTTAGTACCGTAATTCAAATTTAATTTCCTCAACTGCTTTGCTGGGTGTCAAACTCCAGTCTCCGAATAAAGTCTTTGCtacagtcatgatgaaatggtagaacagactcaatgggctaaatggcccaattctgctcctgtatcttattagTTAGGTTGCTCAGTATAGAAGTAGGGAAGTCatattgcagctgtataaaacttttcGGTCCCATCTGGCatagtgttcagttttggttgatGCATTACAGGGGTTGTCTAGATAGCAATATTAACTGCAAGTTGGATACTTTTGTTGGATGCCAGTGGCCAAGGGAGCAACCTGATAGTAAAACAAAAATAGGAGAGGTGTAGAAAAATAGATAGAATTATCTTACCAGGTTAGAAATGGCAAATACTAGGACACAGCTTTAAAGTCAAGGGGAAAATATTAAATGAGATTTACAgggcttttttttaatatataaaatgCTTACACAGAGCAGTAAGGGACTAGAATGCACCACCAGAAATGGTGAGAGCAGATAGGATAGGAATATTACTATTAAGAGGCATCtagacacatgaacaggcagatAATGGAGACAGGTAACAGGCAGATGGGAATAGATAAAAATTAACATGGTCAACAGATTTCATGAGCCATAGGCCCATTAGACATTTACAGTATATGGAACATAGAAACTACAGTATGTACCAGATGTCTAACTCAGGTGCTCCCAATCCAGGAAAGGCTCGATTCTGGGTAACAAGAAATGAGAACATCCTAACAGAACAGAAATTAGAAAGTGATAAAAAATATTACccttcagtgcagtgaacataACTGGCTATTTCACGGTCTTTCATTACATCTGACTTAACATTCTTAAAGCTAATTAATGACAGATTAGAatactgtatgcattcaaatCTCCCATTTAGTCTATTTCCATGTTACATGGAACTTTAGATGCCATTATACACACACATTCTTATCCAAAGTATGTCTCGCTTCAGAAAATGGACATCTGACATTTGCTTACCTTTTTTGTATGATTGTAAATCCTAAAGACCAACAGTAGCGTGAAGAGGTAGAAAATGGCAAACACGTATTGTGCAAGGTGAATGTTCACTCCATGATCTGTGATGTAGTACAGCACCATGAAGACATAAACAAAACCTGCGGGATAACTGTGCAGAGAAGGAACAGCATTGTGCATTACAGCAAATTTGTGTTAACTCCAGCAATTATATAACTGCCTGCTGCCATTTATGCAAGAAACCACATCTGATAGCAAACTGGATATTCAGTTATACCACAAAACCCATAATCCATTCAAGTCTAGTTCTAACTGCCTTATAACATACTGCATTTTCCATCAGAGGGAGCAGATATTAACATGGACTTACTGCAGTGAGGTACAGAAACAGCAAACTGAAATTGAATATTAACATTAGTGGGTTATAATAGTTGAGGCAACTATGGACAGGAAACATGCCTGGAGTTTAACTGCTACAGTATGTATCAATTCTTTGGAATGAAAAGATAGCAATCTCACAGGATGGAATATGCGGGACAAAACAAAAATCTGATGGTATGAGTGTTGTTATTTTGCATATCTGAACAAAATGCATTTCCACTAATGCATTTTTGAAAGCTTACTAACATACATTATTGATCTgcaactcaaaatgcattttcAAAATTAGTCAGCTTACAGCACTCAGGTTACTTGATGAGACAGTGAAGTAGCTGTAAAGTACTCTACTTACACTAGCGGTCCTGTGTCTCCTTTTAACTGAGTGTAATCATATGTTCCATTAATTACACCTTCCACTTCATCCATGTAAGCCTTCCAGTCGATTTCTGTGTCTGAAAATATAGATGATTTTTCTTTTTACAATGTCTtgaattatttctattttttaatttttacttATTTCATAATACTGGTTGGGAAAATTTCATCTCACTGGGTAGATATCTTGACTTAGACCAGAATATACTATACAATGTCTTTCAGGAGCAGGCCCTCTTTCCCacccccccatcacccaagattGAACATTACAATAACACATGTAAGGTTGACAAGAGTTCTGCTAAAACTCAAAGGTTGGAAAGAATAACCAAACACTGATAATGCAGTAAACTAAATCTGAATGCAACTTGTTTAGATTGCCTTTTGCTGAAATAGAATTTACCCCATAAAGAGTGCATAATAAGCACTTTACGCTTATCATATCACAAAGCTCAGGCAGTGACATTTCCAATCTTGTGTttcacaactgttcacaatattatcTCCTTTACATTAGAGGAACAATGAAAATTGTGTGATCATCTTGCCCAGCTCCTGTGGTTAGTCTGCAGGAGAGACTTGGACTTCTGGTTGCCTACACTAAAATGTACCATTGCACTCTACACTCTCTGGTCTCTGCACTCATTAGAATGAGGCCCAACATAAGCTTGAGAAACAAATTTTCCTCTAAGCATGTTGTAAACTTCAGAACTCTACTGCATTAACAACTTCAGATAACTTTGCATTAAAGCTGGGCTTTGTGCCATTTATTCCCCTGACTACCCCCACCTCCCTTCCTACCTTTGTACCTTTTGGCCTGTTCAGCATAGGTCAGACTTCCAGAAAGTTAAAGCAAATAGCATCCAAGTTGAGCTGGTGAATTAGTGATAGGAGGCAGAGGATATTGGTGAAAGAATGAGTTTCTGATTGGAAGAATATGATCAGAGATTCCCACGATATGGATTGGCACCAGGACCTCATTGTTTGTGACAGATATCAACAACTTGATCAGGAATGTTGCAGgtatgattaaaacatgcagaTAGTGAGGAAGGGCATCAAAAACTACAGCATGATATacatcagatggaatttaatcttgaCAAGTCCAAGGTGTTGCAATTTGGGAAGTCTGATGGGGCAGGACATATTCAGTACGGATGTAAAAGAACTTGATGAATAGAGGAACTTGTGTTTATGTCAATAATTCCCTGAAAATGGCAACACAAGCCTACAAGGTAGCAAGGACACAAGGGATACTCAACTTCATAAATCAAGCATAGAAAATAAAAGTTGAGACAGTAGATTGTATTTTCACAAAACGGTGGTCAGACCACAGAGTACTTTGTGAGTGCCAAGTGCCACATTGTAATAACTATGCAGGATATTCAGTAGGATTTTGCCTGGTCTGGAGGGCTTTAGTTATACAACAGACACAGATGGAGCAGATAGAATCATTTTCTCATAGTATGTGTATCAAAACAATGGATAGAAGTTTAAAGCAAGAGAAAAGGAGAGATTAGGGAATTGAAATATCAAGATGCATATATCAAATATCTGTAAGGGTTAGCCAATTAACAGCACTTTCTTCACACATCTATACATTCATTAAGAACTCGATGGACTTGTACATTAAATGAATATAGTATTAAAAAGTGTATTTAACCATATCAATGAGAAAACCGACAATCTTTCAGTAGGTGTCCGACTTTTAGGTAGAACAGAAACAAACTATTCGGCCTAACTACTCCATGTTAGCGCTACTCGATTAATATTGCTCGCTTTCAATTTAACACCAACACAACTGTCCCTATTGCCAAGCACCATTCCTCAGCTAAAAGATACCTTCATGCTTGCTACCGGAGACGAAGAACTGAGCATGATTTTAGTTTCCCGGAGACACTGGTGCTGCTCAACACGAGTCATTCTTTCACAGACCGTGTCAAACAGGGATGTATACTTCCCCCTGCTGTCTGTATGATGGGGTAACATCAGCAGTCCCGAGCCGCTCTCTTTACTTACAAGGCACCCTATGGATGACCCAGAGGTTGACGCAGATCTCGGCGACCCAGAGGCAGACGGCCACCGGCACGGTGAACCGCGGCTTGAACAAGATCCAGTGCTTTTCTTGCCACAAGTCGCCCAGCCGTTCCCGGAGCCTGTCACGGCCCGACAACGCTGCCTGTGGCTTCGACTTCCAACTCGCCGACTTCAGCATCTCTCCGCCCGACCAAAGTGGGTCGGGGGCCGGGCACAAGAAGCAGAGGCG is a window of Hemitrygon akajei chromosome 3, sHemAka1.3, whole genome shotgun sequence DNA encoding:
- the alg3 gene encoding dol-P-Man:Man(5)GlcNAc(2)-PP-Dol alpha-1,3-mannosyltransferase isoform X2; translation: MLKSASWKSKPQAALSGRDRLRERLGDLWQEKHWILFKPRFTVPVAVCLWVAEICVNLWVIHRVPYTEIDWKAYMDEVEGVINGTYDYTQLKGDTGPLVYPAGFVYVFMVLYYITDHGVNIHLAQYVFAIFYLFTLLLVFRIYNHTKKVPPFVFFFMCCASYRIHSIFILRLFNDPVAMMILYVAVNFFLNNRWSLGCCFFSLAISIKMNILLFAPGLLFLLLFEFGLVRTIPKLGICAALQVVLGLPFLMENPVGYIARAFDLGRQFLFKWTVNWRFLPESVFLSRYFHLALLVAHLTVLLLFAICRSEEGMLSLLKAPEERESQHKPLTANQIVFVLFTSNFIGICFSRSLHYQFYVWYFHTLPYLLWSTHVKKLAHLLKVLILGLIEMLWNTYPSTVYSSISLHVCHVIILLSLWYGHAEPEKDTPNEDQDLLKKKK
- the alg3 gene encoding dol-P-Man:Man(5)GlcNAc(2)-PP-Dol alpha-1,3-mannosyltransferase isoform X1, which gives rise to MLKSASWKSKPQAALSGRDRLRERLGDLWQEKHWILFKPRFTVPVAVCLWVAEICVNLWVIHRVPYTEIDWKAYMDEVEGVINGTYDYTQLKGDTGPLVYPAGFVYVFMVLYYITDHGVNIHLAQYVFAIFYLFTLLLVFRIYNHTKKVPPFVFFFMCCASYRIHSIFILRLFNDPVAMMILYVAVNFFLNNRWSLGCCFFSLAISIKMNILLFAPGLLFLLLFEFGLVRTIPKLGICAALQVVLGLPFLMENPVGYIARAFDLGRQFLFKWTVNWRFLPESVFLSRYFHLALLVAHLTVLLLFAICRWNKSEEGMLSLLKAPEERESQHKPLTANQIVFVLFTSNFIGICFSRSLHYQFYVWYFHTLPYLLWSTHVKKLAHLLKVLILGLIEMLWNTYPSTVYSSISLHVCHVIILLSLWYGHAEPEKDTPNEDQDLLKKKK